A window of Candidatus Nanoarchaeia archaeon contains these coding sequences:
- a CDS encoding PIN domain-containing protein yields the protein MTEGFYFDTSIWLDFHEKRGKNGGSALKLILKILNEDLRIGYSDLNVKEFKDLDYTQDQIDSVLSMLKPNNIQKVHIYREQKEEAKKTAKQRNVPEGDALQAILCRDNNLQMISRDLHFMQLRDITIAKLPEDLI from the coding sequence ATGACAGAGGGATTTTATTTTGACACCTCAATTTGGTTAGATTTCCATGAGAAAAGGGGTAAGAATGGAGGGTCAGCTTTAAAATTGATTCTTAAGATACTTAACGAAGATCTCAGGATAGGGTATTCCGATTTGAATGTTAAAGAATTCAAAGATCTGGATTATACCCAAGATCAAATAGACTCTGTTTTGAGTATGCTCAAGCCAAATAATATCCAGAAAGTTCATATCTATCGAGAGCAAAAAGAAGAAGCTAAAAAGACGGCTAAACAGAGAAATGTGCCTGAAGGAGATGCTTTACAAGCTATTTTATGCAGAGACAATAATCTGCAAATGATCTCCCGAGACCTTCATTTTATGCAGTTAAGAGATATTACCATTGCTAAACTGCCAGAAGACCTTATCTAA